Proteins co-encoded in one Bacillus kexueae genomic window:
- a CDS encoding ABC transporter ATP-binding protein, giving the protein MNVIEVENLRKEFKSYSSRSGLKGAFRDLFTRNYKTIRAVDDISFSVKQGEMVGYIGENGAGKSTSIKMLTGILTPTAGHVLVNGMNPHKDREKFVRTIGVVFGQRSQLWWDIAVQESFRLLKKVYQVSDQDYNEHMDHVIKTLDIEPLLDKPVRKLSLGQRMRCELAAALIHNPPLLFLDEPTIGLDVLVKLKIRQFLKEINEKYKTTILLTTHDLSDIEALCERVVMLDEGKIIYDGSLNHLRSHWGEGKQIEFQFGHEVTEARLMELTDKLSVQWVMGDRNNVWTAQVANHQADMSELISRVVASEKINDLSIREISTEEIIRNIYEKGEATK; this is encoded by the coding sequence ATGAATGTCATTGAAGTAGAAAATTTGCGAAAAGAATTTAAAAGTTACTCAAGTCGCTCAGGATTAAAAGGAGCGTTTCGTGATTTATTTACACGTAACTATAAAACGATTCGCGCTGTTGACGATATATCGTTTTCTGTCAAGCAAGGAGAGATGGTTGGTTATATTGGCGAGAACGGGGCAGGAAAATCAACATCTATTAAAATGTTAACGGGTATTTTGACACCAACAGCAGGACATGTTCTTGTAAATGGGATGAATCCGCATAAGGATCGCGAAAAGTTTGTCCGTACTATCGGAGTCGTTTTTGGTCAGCGCTCCCAGCTATGGTGGGATATTGCGGTTCAAGAATCGTTTCGGTTGTTAAAAAAAGTTTACCAAGTTTCGGACCAAGATTATAACGAACATATGGATCATGTCATCAAGACGTTAGACATTGAACCGCTTTTAGACAAACCGGTACGAAAACTGTCGTTAGGCCAACGAATGCGTTGTGAATTGGCGGCAGCTCTTATTCATAATCCACCTTTACTTTTTTTAGATGAACCGACGATTGGATTAGACGTGCTAGTAAAGTTAAAAATTCGCCAATTTTTAAAAGAAATAAATGAAAAATATAAAACAACGATTCTCTTAACGACTCATGATTTATCCGATATCGAAGCACTGTGTGAGCGTGTCGTGATGCTTGATGAAGGGAAGATTATTTATGACGGTTCGCTTAATCATTTGCGAAGCCACTGGGGAGAAGGTAAACAAATTGAGTTTCAATTCGGTCATGAAGTGACAGAAGCCCGTTTAATGGAGTTGACGGATAAATTATCTGTTCAGTGGGTAATGGGGGACCGTAACAATGTATGGACCGCCCAAGTGGCAAACCATCAAGCGGATATGTCAGAGCTCATTAGTCGAGTTGTCGCTTCAGAGAAGATAAACGA
- a CDS encoding glutamate-1-semialdehyde 2,1-aminomutase — protein sequence MNFTKSEQLHQEALEHIVGGVNSPSRSYKAVGGGAPVVMEKAKGAYFWDVDGNQYIDYLAAYGPIITGHAHPHITKAIQTAAENGVLYGTPTPHEVKFAKMLKEAMPALEKVRFVNSGTEAVMTTIRVARAYTGRDKIIKFAGCYHGHSDLVLVAAGSGPSTLGTPDSAGVPKSIAQEVITVPFNEIEPFKEALEKWGDQVAAVLVEPIVGNFGIVEPKPGFLQEVNRLTHDAGALVIYDEVITAFRFMYGGAQDLLGVKPDLTALGKIIGGGLPIGAYGGRKDIMEKVAPLGPAYQAGTMAGNPASILSGIACLEVLQQEGVYDELDRLGALLEEGILAHAKAYNIPITINRLKGALTVYFTNEKVYNYEQAENTDGEMFAKFFKLMLHQGINLAPSKYEAWFLTIAHTEEDIHKTLQAVENAFQQLST from the coding sequence ATGAACTTTACAAAATCTGAGCAGCTTCACCAAGAAGCGCTTGAACATATTGTCGGGGGAGTCAATAGCCCTTCACGCTCCTACAAAGCAGTAGGTGGCGGAGCTCCCGTTGTCATGGAAAAAGCAAAGGGTGCATATTTTTGGGATGTAGACGGAAATCAATATATCGATTATTTAGCAGCTTACGGTCCCATTATTACTGGGCACGCCCATCCACATATTACAAAAGCGATTCAAACAGCAGCGGAAAATGGGGTCTTGTATGGAACTCCTACTCCACATGAAGTAAAATTTGCAAAAATGCTGAAAGAAGCAATGCCTGCTTTAGAGAAGGTTCGCTTCGTGAACTCCGGAACTGAGGCTGTTATGACGACGATTCGTGTCGCTCGTGCCTATACAGGGCGTGACAAAATTATAAAATTCGCCGGATGTTATCACGGTCACTCTGATTTAGTTCTCGTAGCAGCTGGATCAGGTCCTTCCACACTTGGAACACCGGACTCTGCAGGTGTTCCAAAGAGCATTGCTCAAGAAGTGATAACCGTTCCATTTAATGAAATTGAGCCATTTAAAGAAGCATTAGAAAAATGGGGAGATCAAGTAGCAGCTGTGTTGGTTGAACCGATCGTTGGAAATTTCGGGATTGTAGAACCGAAACCTGGTTTTTTACAAGAGGTTAATCGATTAACTCACGATGCTGGTGCTCTTGTCATTTACGATGAAGTTATTACAGCCTTCCGTTTTATGTATGGTGGTGCACAAGACTTATTAGGTGTAAAACCAGACTTAACTGCATTAGGAAAAATCATTGGTGGCGGATTACCAATCGGAGCATACGGTGGCCGTAAAGACATTATGGAAAAGGTAGCGCCACTTGGACCAGCATATCAAGCAGGGACGATGGCTGGAAACCCAGCATCCATCTTATCTGGAATCGCCTGTCTTGAAGTGTTACAACAAGAGGGCGTGTACGATGAGCTCGATCGACTTGGGGCACTGTTAGAAGAAGGGATTTTAGCACACGCGAAAGCGTACAACATCCCGATTACCATTAACCGCTTAAAAGGTGCTTTAACGGTATATTTCACGAATGAAAAAGTGTACAACTACGAGCAAGCGGAAAACACAGACGGTGAGATGTTTGCGAAATTCTTTAAACTCATGCTTCACCAAGGAATCAATTTAGCTCCTTCTAAATACGAAGCTTGGTTCCTAACGATTGCTCATACGGAAGAAGATATTCACAAAACACTTCAAGCAGTCGAAAATGCTTTTCAACAACTTTCTACCTAA
- a CDS encoding FUSC family protein, with protein sequence MKLGARILKTGIAITMALLIAMILDLPSPAFAGIAAIFAVQPSIYKSYQTVIEQVQANLIGAIVAVLFGLFFGSNPFIIGFVAIIIISICLKLKLENTISIALVTEIAILEATGENFIYIAGIRFFTILIGVLSAFVVNLVFMPPKYEARLYHKTTHVTEEIIKWIRMNLRQASEYGTLKEDINRIKDQLIKLDQLFLLYKEERTYTKAKIYPKSRKLVLYRQLLTTTNRAFYTLKKLHRLENELHQMPIEFQEVIISELDVLLHHHEEALLKFAKKIKADKTSELATINTFEKEKLVQIFLDYQKSCKDPNCFHHLLPLVASIIDYHEHLEHLHVLINSYQHYHQKENDDLDLTEESI encoded by the coding sequence ATGAAACTTGGAGCCCGCATTTTAAAAACTGGGATAGCCATTACAATGGCATTATTAATTGCGATGATTTTAGACCTACCATCGCCTGCATTTGCGGGGATTGCTGCAATCTTTGCTGTGCAGCCTTCCATTTACAAATCGTATCAAACGGTTATCGAACAAGTTCAAGCCAATTTGATTGGCGCAATTGTCGCCGTTTTATTCGGTTTATTTTTCGGATCTAACCCTTTTATTATCGGATTTGTTGCAATTATTATCATATCCATTTGCTTAAAGTTAAAGCTTGAAAACACCATTTCCATCGCACTCGTAACGGAGATTGCAATTCTGGAGGCTACCGGTGAGAACTTTATATACATTGCTGGAATTCGCTTTTTCACCATCTTAATAGGCGTTTTATCCGCTTTTGTTGTGAACCTCGTCTTTATGCCTCCGAAATATGAGGCGAGACTATATCATAAAACGACTCATGTAACAGAAGAAATCATTAAATGGATTCGCATGAACCTGCGCCAAGCATCTGAGTATGGAACACTAAAGGAAGATATCAATCGAATTAAAGACCAGCTCATAAAACTCGACCAACTGTTTCTTCTATATAAAGAAGAACGAACGTATACAAAGGCAAAAATTTATCCAAAATCGAGGAAGCTAGTCTTATATCGCCAGCTTCTCACGACAACCAATCGCGCCTTTTACACGTTAAAAAAATTACACCGCCTTGAAAATGAGCTTCATCAAATGCCGATAGAATTCCAAGAAGTCATCATTTCAGAGCTCGATGTTTTGCTTCATCATCACGAAGAAGCATTATTAAAATTTGCAAAGAAAATCAAAGCCGATAAAACATCAGAGTTGGCCACCATCAATACCTTTGAAAAAGAAAAACTTGTACAAATCTTTTTAGACTATCAAAAATCATGTAAAGATCCTAACTGTTTTCATCATCTATTACCATTAGTCGCATCTATCATTGACTATCATGAACACTTAGAACATTTACACGTCTTAATTAATAGCTATCAACATTATCATCAAAAAGAAAATGACGATTTAGATTTAACGGAAGAATCTATTTGA
- a CDS encoding MBL fold metallo-hydrolase, with product MFIKKRASSGETNGVSYLNGEVKVNGYTLNVYCFVTDGILIDTGAHSLHKYFELFIQKSDFDKVMITHHHEDHTGCAAYIEKMMNRPIYINEKSVSLCQKRASYPLYRQLFWGRRKPFHPKPLSNNFTSRTSTWDVIDTPGHAFDHLAFLNRQTGQLFTGDLFIHERTKVILEEESIPQLTESLTKILSYDFEDVFCNHAGFIQKGRETLQQKRDFLVSLQQEILHLHTKGLTPEAICKQLFPKKYPIIRISNGEYHTMHIVTSILSEKNIYHH from the coding sequence ATGTTCATCAAAAAGCGAGCTTCTTCAGGGGAAACAAATGGGGTAAGCTATTTAAACGGTGAAGTAAAAGTCAACGGGTATACACTTAATGTCTACTGTTTTGTTACTGACGGTATTTTAATTGACACAGGTGCCCATTCTTTACATAAGTACTTTGAATTGTTTATTCAAAAATCTGATTTTGATAAAGTTATGATAACTCACCATCACGAAGACCATACTGGCTGTGCTGCATATATTGAAAAAATGATGAATCGTCCAATTTATATTAATGAAAAGTCTGTATCCCTCTGTCAAAAAAGAGCTTCTTACCCACTTTATCGTCAACTTTTTTGGGGAAGACGCAAACCATTTCACCCAAAGCCACTTTCAAACAACTTTACCTCTAGAACATCAACATGGGACGTAATCGATACACCGGGGCATGCATTTGATCATTTAGCTTTTTTAAATCGGCAAACGGGACAACTGTTTACCGGTGATCTATTTATTCATGAACGAACGAAAGTAATATTAGAAGAAGAAAGCATTCCCCAATTAACCGAATCTTTAACAAAGATTCTATCGTACGATTTTGAAGATGTGTTTTGTAATCATGCTGGTTTCATCCAAAAGGGCCGGGAAACATTGCAACAAAAGCGCGACTTTTTAGTATCTCTTCAACAAGAAATTCTTCACTTACACACAAAAGGACTAACACCTGAAGCCATTTGTAAACAGCTATTCCCGAAAAAATATCCTATCATCCGCATCTCAAACGGCGAGTACCATACGATGCACATCGTTACATCCATATTAAGTGAAAAAAATATCTATCACCATTAA